A genome region from Gallus gallus isolate bGalGal1 chromosome 9, bGalGal1.mat.broiler.GRCg7b, whole genome shotgun sequence includes the following:
- the LOC101747448 gene encoding uncharacterized protein LOC101747448, which translates to MLGLVLSPLSPVCSGDFPFVSQFFQVSKPKEPHRVAGICLRAPPMSASPRKALRMLIVSKGSVNADRVQPSSPCLVLEPGEPSNPSMSSHPSTHPLLEEVTAGSGMVLTPQDGPVYPAGGWLCLGLPSQQPGEGESPEAGVGFSCLSGVRMGKYLTRLLLTDFLLRVISDLKSGFCSAVPLEEMEMLGLGDFLSLHSSPCWVLSPCSCWTQQGSVRCHTSRGSRQRIWAGCTAGGGRMSVKVLALQHSHCLSIPLLMHFHILFELVGIVPRSVHGSAFVYFGFHLPLTGPFIKLSSVLLKFPVVFSCSESSM; encoded by the coding sequence ATGCTTGGTTTGGTATTAAGCCCTTTGTCCCCTGTCTGTAGTGGAGACTTCCCCTTTGTATCTCAATTCTTTCAAGTATCAAAGCCAAAAGAACCCCATAGGGTTGCTGGCATCTGCCTCAGGGCACCCCCGATGTCTGCATCCCCCAGAAAGGCACTGAGGATGCTGATAGTTTCCAAAGGATCTGTTAATGCTGACAGAGTGCAgcccagctctccctgccttgTGCTGGAACCTGGGGAGCCAAGCAATCCTTCCATGAGTAGCCATCCCTCTACTCATCCCCTCCTAGAGGAGGTGACAGCAGGGTCAGGCATGGTTCTCACCCCACAGGATGGACCGGTGTATCCCGCTGGGGGTTGGCTGTGCCTGGGgcttcccagccagcagcctgggGAAGGTGAATCCCCGGAGGCAGGTGTGGGATTCAGCTGTCTGAGCGGTGTCAGGATGGGTAAATACCTGACTAGGCTCCTCCTTACAGATTTCCTTCTGAGGGTGATCTCAGACCTCAAATCTGGCTTTTGCTCTGCAGTTCCACTGGAGGAGATGGAGATGCTCGGTCTTGGGGACTTTCTCAGCCTTCACAGCTCCCCATGCTGGGTCCTCTCCCCATGTTCCTGCTGGACACAGCAGGGCTCAGTGCGGTGCCATACAAGCAGAGGCTCAAGGCAGAGGATCTGggctgggtgcactgctggTGGTGGCAGAATGTCAGTCAAGGTATTGGCACTGCAGCATTCCCACTGCTTATCTATCCCGCTCCTTATgcattttcacattttgtttgAATTAGTTGGGATTGTTCCTCGCAGCGTGCATGGCTCTGCATTTGTCTACTTTGGATTTCATCTGCCATTGACTGGCCCATTCATCAAGCTCTCCTCGGTCCTTTTGAAGTTCCCTGTAGTCTTCTCTTGTTCTGAATCCTCCATGTAA